The following nucleotide sequence is from Nocardioides eburneiflavus.
CCACCTCGCCGGACTCGAAGCGGTGGCTCGCGACCTCGGGGTTGTCCTCGACGACCGCCTCGATCTCGGCCTTCTGCGCCTCGGTCACCGGGTTGGGGCACACCGGGTTGGAGTCGTTGAGCCGGCAGAGGTAGACGGTGATCTGGAGCTGGTTGCCGAAGTGGTCGGCCGCCCGCGTCGCCTGCTGCTGGAACAGCAGTCCGATGCCGACGAGCGTCAGCGAGACGACGAGGGTGAGGATCACCGCCAGGTGCATCGTCAGGTTGCGTCGCAGGCCCTGGCCGAGCTCGAGTAGACGTAGCGCAGCTGCATGGAGGAGGGGTCTCGATTCGTTCGGGGGTGCGGATCGGGTCGGTTCCGGCGTCAGGTCCGGGGTCAGGTCTGGTGGCCGTAGACGCCTGTGCCTGGTCGCGCACGACGTGGCCGTTCTCGAGCTCGATGACGCGCTTGCGCATCTGGTCGACGATGCCGGAGTCGTGCGTGGCCATCACCACGGTCGTGCCGGTGCGGTTGATGCGGTCGAGGAGCTTCATGATCCCGACCGACGTGGTCGGGTCGAGGTTGCCGGTGGGCTCGTCGGCGATGAGGATCATCGGCCGGTTGACGAACGCGCGCGCCACCGCGACGCGCTGCTGCTCGCCGCCGGAGAGCTCGTCGGGCATCCGGTCGCCCTTGCCGCTGAGCCCGACCAGCTCGAGCGTCTCGGGGACGAGGTCCTTGATCTCCTTGCGCGACTTGCCGATCACCTGGAGGGCGAAGGCGACGTTCTCGGTGACGGTCTTGTTGGGCAGCAGCCGGAAGTCCTGGAAGACGGTGCCGATGTCCCGGCGCAGCCGCGGCACCTTCCAGCCGGCGAGCCGGTTGATCTCCTTGCCGGCGACGTAGACGCGCCCCGAGGTGGGGCGGTACTCGCGGAGCACGAGCGCAGG
It contains:
- a CDS encoding cell division protein FtsX, with the translated sequence MILTLVVSLTLVGIGLLFQQQATRAADHFGNQLQITVYLCRLNDSNPVCPNPVTEAQKAEIEAVVEDNPEVASHRFESGEVALEKAKELYGEELFSGDNPR